TCGAGCTTGGCGGAGTCCGGGGGACCGGTGAAAATGTAGCCCGCCGCGACGCGTTTTATCCTGGCCAGTACGCGATGCACGGCGCTATTATATCACTTTCGCCGGACATTATAAACATCGTCGATCTTGCGGATCTCGGCGGCGACGCGGGCCAAATGGTCGGCGTCGGTCACGTCAACGACCAGCCGGAGCACGGCCGAACTGCCGCGTTTGGTGGTGACCTTGGCGGCCGAGACGTTGGTCCCGCCGTCGGCGATCTTGGTCAGGATATCCTTGAAGATGCCGACCCGGTCAAAAGCTTCCACTTCGATCTCCACCGGGTAGATCTGCTGGGCCTCGGGGTTCCATTCCACTTTGACCAGCCGTTCCGCGCTCCCGGCCAGCCGGACGGCGTTGGGACAGCTCTGTTTGTGGACCGAAATGCCGCGCCCCTGGGTGACAAAACCGACGATCTCCTCGCCGGGGATCGGGAAGCAGCAGTGGGAAAAGCGGACCATGACGTTCGAAAGGCCGGCGACCTTGACCGCCGATTTCCCCTTGCCGCGCGGCCGGGAAACCGGCGGCTTGCGGACCGGCGGCTCTTCTTTGACGATGACCGGCGGCGGCGGCGCCTCCGGCTCCCCGCCCCGCTGCTCCTTGAACCATTTCTTGATCTTGACCCGGGCGCCGGTCGTCTTGATGAGGCCGAGCCAATCGCGGCTCGGGGCGTCCTTCTTGCCGGTGATGATCTCGACGATATCCCCGTTCTCCAGGGCGTGGTCAAGCGGCACGATCCGGCCGTTGACCTTGGCGCCGACGCAGCGGTGGCCGACCTCGGTGTGGACCCGGTAGGCGAAGTCGACCGGCGTGGCGCCGACCGTCAGGCCGTAAACGTCCCCCTTGGGGGTGAAGACGAAAACCTCTTCCGTCGCCAGGTCGATCTTCAGGCTGTCCATGAAATCCTTGGCGTCCTTCAGTTCGCTCTGCCAGTCGAGCATCTGCCGCAGCCAGGCCATTTTCTGGTCGAGCGCTTTATCGGTCGCCCCTTCCTTGTAACGCCAGTGGGCGGCGACGCCGTACTCGGCGATCCGGTGCATCTCGCGGGTCCGGATCTGGATCTCTACCGGGCGGCCGGCGGCGCTGATCACCGTGGTGTGCAGCGACTGGTAGCCGTTGCTCTTGGGCATGGCGATGTAATCGAAGAACCGGCCCGGGATCGGCTTCCAGGCGTCGTGCACCACGCCCAGCACGTTGTAGCACTCCTTGACCGTTTCGGTAATGATGCGGACCGCCGTCAGGTCGAAGATCTGCTCGAACTCAATCCGCTGGTCGGTCATTTTCCGGTAGATGCTGTAAAAATGCTTGGCGCGGCCGTTGACCTCGGCCGTGATGTGGTACTTGCCGAGCAGCAGCCGGATCTCGGTGATAAAATCGTTGATAAAGCTCTCGCGGTTCCCCCGGCTCTCGGCGACCTTCGCCTTGATCGTTTCGTACGCCGCCGGCTCCAGGTAGACGAACGCCAGGTCCTCCAGCTGCCACTTGAGCCGCCACATCCCCATCCGGTGGGCGAGCGGGGCGAAGATCTCCCGGGTCTCCAGGGAGGTCTCCCGTTGTTTGGCGGCGGAAATATACTGGAGCGTCTGCATGTTGTGGAGGCGGTCCGCCAGCTTGATGACGATGATCCGGAAATCTTCCCCCATGGCCACGAACATCTTGCGGAAGTTCTCGGCCTGCCGCTCCTCGCGGCTGGTAAAGCTCAGCTGGCTCAGCTTGGTCACCCCCTCCACCAGGCGGGCGATCTCGGGGCTGAACTTGGCGGCGATCTCCTCGGCGGTCACTTCGCCGTCCTCGACGGTGTCGTGGAGGAAGGCGGCGGCGATCGTGATCGGGTCCTGCTCCAGGTCCGCCAGGATGTGGGCGACCGCCAGCGGGTGCATGATGTAGGGATCGCCGGACAGGCGCTTGTGCTCGCGGTGGACCTCGGCGGCAAAGTCGTAGGCCCGCTCAACGATGCTTAGATCGGCTTTCGGGTTGTAACT
This window of the Candidatus Margulisiibacteriota bacterium genome carries:
- a CDS encoding bifunctional (p)ppGpp synthetase/guanosine-3',5'-bis(diphosphate) 3'-pyrophosphohydrolase; its protein translation is MKELLEKIRSYNPKADLSIVERAYDFAAEVHREHKRLSGDPYIMHPLAVAHILADLEQDPITIAAAFLHDTVEDGEVTAEEIAAKFSPEIARLVEGVTKLSQLSFTSREERQAENFRKMFVAMGEDFRIIVIKLADRLHNMQTLQYISAAKQRETSLETREIFAPLAHRMGMWRLKWQLEDLAFVYLEPAAYETIKAKVAESRGNRESFINDFITEIRLLLGKYHITAEVNGRAKHFYSIYRKMTDQRIEFEQIFDLTAVRIITETVKECYNVLGVVHDAWKPIPGRFFDYIAMPKSNGYQSLHTTVISAAGRPVEIQIRTREMHRIAEYGVAAHWRYKEGATDKALDQKMAWLRQMLDWQSELKDAKDFMDSLKIDLATEEVFVFTPKGDVYGLTVGATPVDFAYRVHTEVGHRCVGAKVNGRIVPLDHALENGDIVEIITGKKDAPSRDWLGLIKTTGARVKIKKWFKEQRGGEPEAPPPPVIVKEEPPVRKPPVSRPRGKGKSAVKVAGLSNVMVRFSHCCFPIPGEEIVGFVTQGRGISVHKQSCPNAVRLAGSAERLVKVEWNPEAQQIYPVEIEVEAFDRVGIFKDILTKIADGGTNVSAAKVTTKRGSSAVLRLVVDVTDADHLARVAAEIRKIDDVYNVRRK